One stretch of Cyanobacterium stanieri LEGE 03274 DNA includes these proteins:
- a CDS encoding NAD(P)-dependent oxidoreductase, with translation MTKVAIFGMGLMGLPMTQKLAKANIPVMGYNRSAEKLEPLKEEKVPVTTNPQKAIDFGDCLILMLSDFSAIKEVILSSNVSFAQKTVIQMATIAPDESKQLFKEIEARGGEYLEAPVLGSIPQVKQGELLLMVGATPQQFEQWQPLFKNYSPQPTLIGEVGKAAALKLALNQMIAGLTSTFALSLSFLQQQGVSIDIFMDILRDSALYAPTFDKKLTRMVEGNYDNPNFPTKHLLKDINLFLDATEDKSINNIALKAIQSVVQNAMEKGFQNGDYSALVEGIKG, from the coding sequence ATGACTAAAGTAGCTATTTTTGGTATGGGTTTAATGGGATTACCAATGACCCAAAAACTGGCAAAAGCGAATATACCTGTTATGGGTTACAATCGTTCTGCTGAAAAATTAGAACCCTTAAAAGAAGAAAAAGTTCCTGTCACAACTAATCCCCAAAAAGCTATTGACTTCGGTGATTGTTTGATTTTGATGTTGTCAGATTTTTCCGCCATTAAAGAGGTTATTTTATCCTCTAATGTTTCTTTTGCCCAAAAAACAGTCATTCAAATGGCTACCATTGCCCCCGATGAGAGTAAGCAGTTATTCAAAGAAATCGAAGCAAGGGGGGGAGAATACTTGGAAGCACCCGTTTTGGGTAGCATTCCCCAAGTTAAGCAGGGAGAATTATTATTAATGGTGGGAGCAACACCGCAACAGTTTGAACAATGGCAACCTTTATTTAAAAATTATAGTCCTCAACCCACTCTAATTGGAGAAGTAGGGAAAGCGGCTGCCTTGAAATTGGCTTTAAATCAAATGATTGCAGGGTTAACTAGCACTTTTGCCCTTAGTTTGAGCTTTTTACAACAACAAGGGGTATCTATTGATATTTTTATGGATATTTTGCGTGATAGTGCTTTGTATGCACCTACTTTTGATAAAAAGTTAACAAGAATGGTTGAGGGTAATTATGATAATCCTAATTTTCCCACTAAACATTTATTAAAAGATATTAATTTATTTTTGGATGCTACAGAGGATAAAAGTATTAATAATATTGCCCTTAAGGCTATTCAATCGGTGGTGCAAAATGCCATGGAAAAGGGTTTTCAAAATGGAGATTATTCGGCATTAGTTGAGGGAATAAAGGGTTAA
- the mltA gene encoding murein transglycosylase A, translating to MFFNNINKKEKNQKRIVYSLNLSKLIFNLSKVSLINIGLGLFFIPSSFAQNIPLKPVESLPMEVLDTQILSRDRQRLIRAIDHSLRYMNTESARKAYENYSVPGFTRERVMASLRRFRELLATSHSSAQLQEAIEREFRFYRSVGHDGEGTVHFTGYFQPVYRASRQRTDEFRYPLYRRPNNFDSWNRPHPTRAQLEGVDGQGTDSIIQGNELVWLGDRLEAYLVQVQGSAKLRLTNGQTMTIGFNGATDYPYVSLGRELINDGKVPAEEMSLPRLMQYLENNPDELSIYLPRNNRFIFFNETGGQPPMGSLNVPVTDERSIATDKSIMPPGALALIHTRIPQLNPDGRMITPVTSLYVLDQDTGSAIRGAGRVDIFFGTGDIPKAQAGLVDWDGDLFYLLLK from the coding sequence ATGTTTTTTAATAATATAAATAAAAAAGAAAAAAATCAAAAAAGAATTGTTTATAGTCTTAATTTAAGCAAATTGATATTTAATTTGTCAAAAGTTAGTTTAATAAATATCGGTTTAGGATTATTTTTTATCCCTTCTTCATTTGCTCAAAACATTCCATTAAAGCCCGTAGAAAGTTTACCAATGGAAGTATTAGACACTCAAATTTTGAGCCGAGATAGACAAAGGTTAATTCGGGCTATTGACCATAGTTTACGATACATGAATACGGAGAGTGCGAGAAAAGCCTATGAAAATTATTCTGTGCCGGGGTTTACCCGTGAGCGAGTAATGGCTTCCTTACGGCGTTTTCGTGAGTTGTTGGCCACTTCCCATTCTTCTGCACAACTGCAAGAAGCTATCGAAAGGGAGTTTCGTTTTTATCGTTCTGTGGGTCATGATGGAGAAGGTACGGTACACTTTACGGGTTATTTTCAACCAGTATATCGTGCCAGTCGTCAAAGGACTGATGAGTTTCGTTATCCTCTCTACCGCAGACCGAATAATTTTGATAGTTGGAATAGGCCTCATCCCACGAGGGCGCAATTAGAAGGGGTTGACGGACAGGGTACTGATAGTATCATACAGGGTAATGAGTTGGTGTGGCTGGGCGATCGCCTCGAAGCCTATTTAGTACAGGTACAAGGTTCAGCAAAACTAAGGTTAACCAATGGACAAACCATGACTATCGGCTTTAATGGTGCAACGGATTATCCCTACGTCAGCTTGGGAAGAGAATTAATTAATGATGGCAAAGTACCTGCCGAAGAGATGAGTTTACCCCGATTGATGCAATATTTAGAAAATAATCCCGATGAATTGAGTATCTATTTACCCCGAAACAATCGTTTTATCTTTTTCAATGAAACAGGAGGACAACCCCCCATGGGTAGTTTAAATGTACCCGTTACCGATGAAAGATCCATCGCTACCGATAAATCTATTATGCCTCCCGGGGCATTAGCCCTCATTCATACCCGTATTCCCCAACTGAACCCAGATGGGCGGATGATCACCCCTGTAACCAGTCTTTATGTACTAGATCAAGATACAGGAAGTGCCATTAGGGGCGCTGGGAGGGTAGATATTTTCTTTGGTACAGGAGATATTCCTAAAGCCCAAGCGGGTTTAGTGGATTGGGATGGAGATTTATTTTATCTACTTCTAAAATAG
- a CDS encoding 6-carboxytetrahydropterin synthase, with product MKCIVNRRAKFSASHRYWLPELSEQENQERFGPNSRFPGHGHNYVLFVSLIGELDQYGMVQNLSNVKKVIKNEVTSQLDYGYLNDIWEEFKETLPTTENIARVIWQRLNPHLPLTDILLYEHPQLWVNYQGKDMEATLTIQTHFSAAHRLASNQLSYEENLEIYGKCARPNGHGHNYHLEVSVTGQMDARTGMIVDLGALQNVIDEYVVEPFDHTFLNKDIAHFADTVPTAENIAFYIATLLKEPVSKLGVELEKIKLIESPNNSCEIFCRNQSFDGMKVEESEKVPALA from the coding sequence ATGAAATGTATTGTCAATCGCCGAGCCAAATTCAGCGCCAGTCACCGTTATTGGTTGCCCGAATTATCAGAGCAAGAAAATCAAGAGCGTTTTGGCCCTAATAGCCGTTTCCCTGGCCATGGACATAATTATGTATTATTTGTGTCCTTGATTGGAGAATTAGATCAATATGGCATGGTGCAAAATCTCTCTAATGTGAAAAAAGTTATTAAAAATGAAGTTACCAGTCAGTTAGACTATGGTTATCTTAATGATATATGGGAGGAATTCAAGGAAACTCTGCCCACCACCGAAAACATTGCAAGGGTAATTTGGCAAAGGTTAAATCCTCATTTACCGCTCACTGACATTCTGTTATACGAACATCCTCAACTTTGGGTTAATTATCAAGGAAAAGATATGGAAGCAACTTTAACAATTCAAACTCACTTCAGCGCGGCTCATCGTTTAGCGTCCAATCAGTTAAGCTATGAAGAAAATTTAGAAATATATGGTAAGTGCGCTCGTCCTAACGGCCATGGGCATAATTATCATTTAGAAGTTTCTGTCACAGGGCAAATGGATGCTCGTACGGGAATGATTGTGGATTTAGGGGCGCTGCAAAATGTCATTGATGAATATGTGGTAGAACCTTTTGATCATACTTTCTTAAATAAAGATATAGCCCATTTTGCTGATACTGTACCCACCGCCGAAAATATTGCTTTTTACATTGCTACTTTATTAAAAGAGCCTGTAAGTAAGTTAGGGGTTGAATTAGAAAAAATCAAGCTCATTGAAAGTCCCAATAATTCCTGTGAAATTTTCTGTCGTAATCAAAGTTTTGATGGTATGAAGGTTGAGGAATCTGAGAAAGTTCCTGCTTTAGCTTAA